From one Catenuloplanes nepalensis genomic stretch:
- a CDS encoding glycerate kinase family protein, which yields MHPRQWSGQGNSRRCEAVRILICPDKFAGSIDAVAAARAVASGWRTVSEADDLVERPLSDGGPGFVDVLAPALDGRRVIVDTVDPLGRPTKGTILIKGPMGYVESAHACGLHLLAPPERDPKRTTSYGLGLLVLAAIEHGATRVVVGLGGSAVNDAGAGMLAALDAAPLDAAGYALPYGGAALTAAESLTGAPRTRGVELIAATDVDNPLTGLHGASAVYGPQKGASREDVFLLDRALERFGGLLQGLSTAPPGLAALPGAGAAGGIGAAILALGGRCESGIDLVTRLTGLPEALDAADLVITGEGSFDHQSLRGKVVAGVAAGARDRGLPCVVLAGQVSTGRREAAAAGVTETYSLMDLFDGDERVSMAEAAEGLSALAKRLAGQYSR from the coding sequence ATGCATCCCCGACAATGGTCTGGACAGGGGAATAGCCGGAGGTGCGAAGCGGTGCGAATCCTTATTTGTCCGGATAAGTTTGCCGGGAGTATCGACGCGGTGGCGGCTGCGCGGGCCGTCGCGTCCGGCTGGAGGACCGTCAGTGAGGCCGACGACCTGGTCGAGCGCCCGCTCTCCGACGGCGGTCCCGGCTTCGTCGACGTGCTCGCGCCGGCCCTGGACGGCCGCCGGGTGATCGTCGACACGGTCGATCCGCTCGGCCGTCCGACAAAAGGCACAATCCTGATCAAAGGCCCCATGGGGTACGTGGAGAGCGCCCACGCCTGCGGCCTGCACCTCCTGGCCCCACCGGAACGTGATCCGAAGCGCACCACCTCGTACGGACTCGGCCTGCTGGTCCTCGCCGCGATCGAGCACGGCGCCACCCGCGTGGTGGTCGGCCTCGGCGGCTCCGCCGTCAACGACGCGGGCGCGGGCATGCTCGCCGCGCTGGACGCCGCCCCGCTGGACGCGGCCGGCTACGCGCTCCCGTACGGCGGCGCCGCGCTCACCGCGGCCGAGAGCCTCACCGGCGCGCCCCGTACCCGTGGCGTCGAGCTGATCGCGGCGACCGACGTCGACAACCCGCTCACCGGCCTGCACGGCGCGTCCGCGGTCTACGGCCCGCAGAAGGGCGCGAGCCGCGAGGACGTGTTCCTGCTGGACCGCGCGCTGGAACGGTTCGGCGGCCTGCTCCAGGGCCTGTCCACGGCGCCACCCGGCCTGGCCGCCCTCCCCGGCGCGGGCGCGGCCGGCGGGATCGGCGCCGCGATCCTCGCGCTCGGCGGCCGCTGCGAGTCCGGCATCGACCTGGTGACGCGTCTCACCGGCCTGCCCGAGGCGCTGGACGCGGCCGACCTGGTGATCACCGGCGAGGGCTCGTTCGACCACCAGTCGCTGCGCGGCAAGGTCGTCGCCGGCGTGGCCGCCGGCGCCCGCGACCGGGGCCTGCCGTGCGTGGTGCTGGCCGGGCAGGTCAGCACCGGGCGCCGGGAGGCGGCCGCGGCCGGGGTCACCGAGACGTACTCGCTGATGGACTTGTTCGACGGCGATGAGCGGGTGAGCATGGCGGAAGCGGCGGAAGGGCTCAGCGCGCTCGCGAAGCGTCTAGCGGGTCAATACAGCCGGTGA
- the murA gene encoding UDP-N-acetylglucosamine 1-carboxyvinyltransferase, whose translation MTDDVLAVHGGTPLNGRVRVRGAKNLVSKAMVASLLGDSPSTLYDVPNIRDVEVVTGLLELHGVRVSKGDSDGELVFDPSNVESASTDEINVHAGSSRIPILFCGPLLHRLGHAFIPDLGGCHIGPRPIDFHIQALRQFGAIVDKAPEGMHLTAPNGLHGTKFELPYPSVGATEQVLLTAVLAEGVTELRNAAVEPEIMDLICVLQKMGAIITVHTDRVIEIKGVKRLGGYSHRPIPDRIEAASWAAAALATRGDITVLGAQQADMGTFLNVFRSIGGQFEVTDALPPNETRPGREGGIRFWHPGTELTAVALETDVHPGFATDWQQPLVVALTQARGISIVHETVYEQRLGYTEALNSMGATIQTYRDCLGGTPCRFGRRNFHHSAVIAGPSKLHAADLVIPDLRAGFSHLIAALAAEGTSRVYGVDLIKRGYENFETKLADLGANVERV comes from the coding sequence TTGACCGACGACGTGCTGGCTGTGCACGGTGGCACTCCACTGAACGGCCGGGTCCGAGTCCGCGGCGCCAAGAACCTCGTCTCCAAGGCGATGGTGGCGTCCCTGCTGGGCGACAGCCCGAGCACCCTCTACGACGTTCCGAACATCCGCGACGTGGAGGTCGTCACCGGCCTGCTGGAACTGCACGGGGTCCGGGTCAGCAAGGGCGACTCCGACGGCGAGCTGGTCTTCGACCCGTCGAACGTCGAGTCCGCCTCGACCGACGAGATCAACGTGCACGCCGGGTCCAGCCGGATCCCGATCCTGTTCTGCGGCCCGCTGCTCCACCGGCTGGGCCACGCGTTCATCCCCGACCTGGGCGGCTGCCACATCGGCCCGCGCCCGATCGACTTCCACATCCAGGCGCTGCGGCAGTTCGGCGCGATCGTGGACAAGGCGCCCGAGGGCATGCACCTCACCGCGCCGAACGGGCTGCACGGCACCAAGTTCGAGCTGCCGTACCCGAGCGTCGGCGCCACCGAGCAGGTGCTGCTCACCGCGGTGCTGGCCGAGGGCGTCACCGAGCTGCGCAACGCCGCGGTCGAGCCGGAGATCATGGACCTCATCTGCGTGCTGCAGAAGATGGGCGCGATCATCACGGTGCACACCGACCGGGTCATCGAGATCAAGGGCGTGAAGCGGCTCGGCGGCTACTCGCACCGGCCGATCCCGGACCGGATCGAGGCCGCGTCCTGGGCCGCGGCCGCGCTGGCCACCCGCGGCGACATCACGGTGCTCGGCGCGCAGCAGGCCGACATGGGCACGTTCCTGAACGTGTTCCGGTCGATCGGCGGCCAGTTCGAGGTCACCGACGCGCTCCCGCCGAACGAGACCCGGCCCGGCCGCGAGGGCGGCATCCGGTTCTGGCACCCCGGCACCGAGCTGACCGCGGTCGCGCTGGAGACGGACGTGCACCCGGGCTTCGCCACCGACTGGCAGCAGCCGCTCGTGGTCGCGCTCACCCAGGCGCGCGGCATCTCGATCGTCCACGAGACGGTGTACGAGCAGCGGCTCGGCTACACCGAGGCGCTCAACAGCATGGGCGCGACGATCCAGACCTACCGCGACTGCCTCGGGGGTACGCCGTGCCGCTTCGGCCGTCGTAACTTCCACCACTCCGCGGTCATCGCCGGCCCGTCCAAGCTGCACGCGGCCGACCTGGTCATCCCGGACCTGCGGGCCGGGTTCAGCCACCTCATCGCGGCGCTGGCGGCGGAGGGCACCTCCCGGGTGTACGGCGTGGACCTGATCAAGCGGGGTTACGAGAACTTCGAGACGAAGCTCGCGGACCTCGGCGCGAACGTCGAGCGGGTCTGA
- a CDS encoding AAA family ATPase: MSTGPVLIVFAGLPGVGKSTLARRVGAALPAPVLPVDPIERAFGSTGPEAYAAVAALAELQLDLGLPVIVDAVNPAAESRELWLDLADRATVPLRVVEVWCADEDEHRRRIEARQATDPAYADVDWIRVLERRAEYQPYAGPRVVVDTTVPSDPLDSLLDYLRR; the protein is encoded by the coding sequence GTGAGCACCGGCCCGGTGCTGATCGTCTTCGCCGGGCTGCCGGGGGTCGGCAAGAGCACGCTCGCCCGCCGGGTGGGCGCCGCGCTGCCGGCCCCGGTCCTCCCGGTCGATCCGATCGAGCGCGCCTTCGGATCGACCGGCCCCGAGGCGTACGCGGCCGTGGCCGCGCTGGCCGAGTTGCAGCTGGACCTGGGCCTGCCGGTGATCGTCGACGCGGTCAACCCGGCCGCCGAATCCCGCGAGCTGTGGCTCGACCTGGCGGACCGGGCCACGGTCCCGCTCCGGGTGGTCGAGGTCTGGTGCGCGGACGAGGACGAGCACCGCCGCCGCATCGAGGCCCGCCAGGCCACCGACCCGGCCTATGCGGACGTCGACTGGATCCGCGTCCTGGAGCGCCGCGCGGAATACCAGCCCTACGCCGGCCCCCGCGTCGTGGTCGACACCACGGTCCCATCGGACCCACTCGACTCGCTGCTCGACTACCTGCGCCGCTGA
- a CDS encoding outer membrane protein assembly factor BamB family protein has protein sequence MKRTLLAAALMATFVPGPALAASVDPVLEPPVADTNGPTLSQVAMLTRAWSTKAGELSGDPLYFAGAIYHAETGDGRVGLVRRAVTGGAHLQFASTVRGYTIAAPVTDGDSVLTITPDDGVVRAYSPDGADRWTARLGGDQRADWVLATGGLILAAAEFECGRYEGDTCERTVLHAFRADSGRRVWTRELAGGSPVAVAAGDRIAIRTWQDRDELHGDDIIPPGQEPEPIVDDSPALVTVLTAGNRRLWQRPVAGVVSIAADADGVFVAGDRLCAYRAKDGRRSWCAPTSHRHYDLTAADGRLYAAADDLSVPDDHRIAAFDNRTGRRLWTAAGARPYGGITVGNGVVWLVSNTDMPVSRLLALRAEDGRELRRLPLGEYGGSRVALGVNRAFVFHDGRTISAYR, from the coding sequence ATGAAGAGAACACTGCTGGCCGCGGCCCTGATGGCGACGTTCGTCCCCGGCCCGGCCCTCGCCGCGTCCGTCGACCCGGTCCTGGAACCGCCGGTCGCGGACACGAACGGCCCGACGCTCAGTCAGGTCGCGATGCTCACCCGGGCCTGGTCCACGAAGGCCGGTGAGCTGAGCGGCGACCCGCTCTACTTCGCCGGCGCGATCTATCACGCGGAGACCGGCGACGGCCGGGTCGGCCTGGTCCGCCGCGCTGTCACGGGCGGCGCGCACCTGCAGTTCGCGTCCACGGTGCGCGGCTACACGATCGCCGCCCCGGTCACCGACGGCGACTCGGTGTTGACGATCACGCCGGACGACGGTGTGGTCCGCGCCTACAGCCCGGACGGCGCCGACCGCTGGACCGCGAGGCTCGGCGGTGACCAGCGTGCCGACTGGGTGCTGGCCACCGGCGGGCTGATCCTGGCCGCGGCCGAGTTCGAGTGCGGCCGCTACGAGGGCGACACCTGCGAGCGGACCGTGCTGCACGCGTTCCGCGCGGACTCCGGCCGCCGGGTCTGGACGCGCGAGCTGGCCGGCGGCAGCCCGGTCGCGGTCGCGGCCGGCGACCGGATCGCGATCCGCACCTGGCAGGACCGGGACGAGCTGCACGGCGACGACATCATCCCGCCGGGCCAGGAGCCGGAGCCGATCGTGGACGACTCCCCGGCGCTGGTCACGGTGCTCACCGCCGGCAACCGGCGTCTCTGGCAGCGGCCGGTCGCCGGCGTGGTCAGCATCGCGGCCGACGCGGACGGCGTGTTCGTGGCCGGCGACCGGCTCTGCGCCTACCGGGCGAAGGACGGCCGGCGGTCCTGGTGCGCGCCGACGTCGCACCGTCACTACGACCTGACCGCGGCCGACGGCCGGCTCTACGCCGCCGCCGACGACCTGAGTGTCCCGGACGACCACCGGATCGCCGCGTTCGACAACCGGACCGGCCGGCGTCTGTGGACCGCGGCGGGCGCCCGTCCGTACGGCGGCATCACCGTCGGCAACGGCGTGGTCTGGCTGGTCAGCAACACCGACATGCCGGTCAGCCGGCTGCTCGCGCTGCGCGCCGAGGACGGCCGTGAGCTGCGCCGCCTCCCGCTCGGCGAGTACGGCGGCAGCCGCGTCGCGCTCGGCGTCAACCGCGCGTTCGTCTTCCACGACGGCCGGACCATCTCCGCGTACCGCTAG
- a CDS encoding HesB/IscA family protein produces the protein MLTDVAAVKVKNLLEQEGRDDLRLRVAVQPGGCSGLRYQLFFDERSLDGDIVDDFGGVEVVVDRMSAPYLTGATIDFADRIDAQGFTIDNPNAGGSCACGDSFH, from the coding sequence CTGCTCACGGACGTGGCGGCAGTGAAGGTGAAGAACCTGCTCGAGCAGGAGGGTCGTGACGACCTGCGGCTGCGCGTGGCGGTGCAGCCCGGCGGCTGCTCCGGCCTCCGCTACCAGCTGTTCTTCGACGAGCGCTCGCTCGACGGCGACATCGTCGACGACTTCGGCGGCGTCGAGGTCGTCGTGGACCGGATGAGCGCGCCCTACCTGACCGGCGCGACCATCGACTTCGCCGACCGCATCGACGCCCAGGGCTTCACCATCGACAACCCGAACGCCGGCGGCTCGTGCGCCTGCGGCGACTCGTTCCATTAA
- the nadA gene encoding quinolinate synthase NadA has protein sequence MTSTWVEPSNTATALLLLGRGTDPASEAGVDCPGDLPSPSDPGLVARAMAAKLALGDRVFVLGHHYQRDEVIQFADVTGDSFKLAREAAARPDAEFIVFCGVHFMAESADILTTASQKVILPDLAAGCSMADMAVLSQVETAWDLFEDLGIAGDVVPVTYMNSSADIKGFVGRNKGVVCTSSNAKRALDWAFEQGSKVFFLPDQHLGRNTAVLEMGYSLDDCVLYDPHKPHGGLTPEQLRDAKMILWRGHCSVHGRFTLPVVEEVRERVPGVNVLVHPECRHEVVTAADYVGSTEYIIKTVEAAPAGSAWAIGTELNLVRRLANAHPDKQIMFLDRTVCYCSTMNRIDLPHLVWALEELVAGRTPNQITVDPDTSAYARSALDQMLALP, from the coding sequence GTGACATCGACCTGGGTAGAGCCGTCCAACACCGCAACCGCCCTGCTTCTGCTGGGCAGGGGCACCGATCCGGCCTCCGAGGCCGGCGTCGACTGTCCGGGAGATCTTCCCTCGCCGAGCGATCCCGGCCTGGTCGCCCGCGCGATGGCCGCAAAGCTCGCGCTCGGCGATCGCGTCTTCGTGCTGGGGCACCACTACCAGCGCGACGAGGTGATCCAGTTCGCCGATGTGACCGGCGACTCGTTCAAGCTCGCCCGCGAGGCGGCGGCCCGGCCGGACGCGGAGTTCATCGTCTTCTGCGGCGTGCACTTCATGGCCGAGAGCGCGGACATCCTGACCACCGCCTCCCAGAAGGTCATCCTGCCCGACCTCGCGGCCGGCTGCTCGATGGCGGACATGGCCGTGCTGTCGCAGGTCGAGACCGCGTGGGACCTGTTCGAGGACCTCGGCATCGCCGGAGACGTGGTGCCGGTCACGTACATGAACTCGTCCGCCGACATCAAGGGCTTCGTCGGGCGCAACAAGGGTGTGGTGTGCACCTCGTCGAACGCCAAGCGCGCGCTGGACTGGGCGTTCGAGCAGGGGTCCAAGGTGTTCTTCCTGCCCGACCAGCACCTCGGCCGGAACACGGCGGTGCTGGAGATGGGCTACTCGCTGGACGACTGCGTGCTCTACGACCCGCACAAGCCGCACGGCGGCCTCACCCCTGAGCAGTTGCGAGACGCCAAGATGATCCTCTGGCGCGGCCACTGCTCCGTGCACGGCCGGTTCACGCTGCCCGTGGTGGAGGAGGTTCGCGAGCGGGTCCCCGGGGTAAACGTGCTGGTGCACCCGGAATGCCGTCATGAGGTGGTGACGGCGGCCGATTACGTGGGCTCGACGGAGTACATCATCAAGACCGTCGAGGCCGCCCCGGCCGGGTCCGCGTGGGCGATCGGCACCGAGCTCAACCTCGTGCGCCGGCTGGCGAACGCGCACCCGGACAAGCAGATCATGTTCCTCGACCGTACTGTCTGTTACTGCTCGACTATGAATCGCATCGATCTGCCGCACCTGGTCTGGGCTCTGGAAGAACTTGTCGCCGGCCGGACACCGAACCAGATTACGGTCGATCCGGACACTTCGGCATATGCACGATCCGCGCTCGATCAGATGCTTGCGCTGCCGTAA
- a CDS encoding carbohydrate kinase family protein — translation MKIAVTGSIATDHLMHFPGRFADQLLADQLHKVSLSFLVDDLVVRRGGVAANIAFGMGQLGLRPILVGAVGADFADYRSWLERHGVDCGSVYVSEVAHTARFVCTTDTEMNQIASFYAGAMAEARNIELAPVAARNGGIDLVLVGANDPAAMVRHSEQCRERGIRFAADPSQQLARVEGDDVLKLIDGAEFLFTNEYEKSLLESKTGLSEAQVLDRVKIQVTTLGKDGARISGRGMETIHVPVAREVAAYDPTGGGDAFRSGFFAGLTWGLGLERSAQIGSLVATYVLETIGTQEYEIRPDQFVKALGESYGDAAAEDVRPHLIP, via the coding sequence ATGAAGATCGCCGTTACCGGCTCGATCGCCACCGACCATCTGATGCACTTCCCGGGCCGGTTCGCCGACCAGCTCCTGGCCGACCAGCTGCACAAGGTGTCGCTGTCGTTCCTCGTCGACGACCTCGTGGTGCGCCGCGGCGGCGTGGCCGCCAACATCGCGTTCGGCATGGGCCAGCTCGGCCTGCGCCCGATCCTGGTCGGCGCGGTCGGTGCGGACTTCGCCGACTACCGCTCGTGGCTGGAGCGGCACGGCGTCGACTGCGGCTCGGTCTACGTCAGCGAGGTCGCGCACACCGCGCGCTTCGTCTGCACCACGGACACCGAGATGAACCAGATCGCCTCGTTCTACGCGGGCGCGATGGCCGAGGCCCGCAACATCGAGCTGGCCCCGGTCGCGGCGCGCAACGGCGGCATCGACCTGGTGCTGGTCGGCGCGAACGACCCGGCCGCCATGGTTCGCCACTCCGAGCAGTGCCGGGAGCGCGGCATCCGCTTCGCCGCGGACCCGTCGCAGCAGCTCGCCCGCGTCGAGGGCGACGACGTGCTGAAGCTGATCGACGGCGCCGAGTTCCTCTTCACCAACGAGTACGAGAAGTCGCTGCTGGAGAGCAAGACCGGCCTCAGCGAGGCGCAGGTTCTGGACCGGGTCAAGATCCAGGTCACCACGCTCGGCAAGGACGGCGCCCGGATCTCCGGCCGCGGCATGGAGACGATCCACGTCCCGGTCGCCCGCGAGGTCGCGGCGTACGACCCGACCGGCGGCGGCGACGCGTTCCGGTCCGGCTTCTTCGCGGGCCTCACCTGGGGCCTCGGCCTGGAGCGGTCCGCGCAGATCGGCTCGCTCGTCGCCACCTACGTGCTGGAGACCATCGGCACCCAGGAGTACGAGATCCGCCCCGACCAGTTCGTCAAGGCGCTCGGCGAGTCCTACGGCGACGCGGCGGCCGAGGACGTGCGCCCGCACCTGATCCCGTGA